The DNA window AAACGCAACTTTTTCGATTTGGATTGGCGTCTCCGAAAGGATTTGATGGTGCTACCAAAAATACCAGGGTTTAGTGACTTTGTTCAACTTGAAAGGTGCCATTCAGAAAGAAAAGGTGGTTGATGTCTTTTTGCATATGGGGCGACAGAACTTCACATTCGACTTTGAACTTCTCCCAACTCCCCCTCTTTCTTAGGTGCTCCAAAGGCACACTGCTTCAGAAAGAAGGTACGTACGTCGACTCTATCGTTCGAGTAAGCATAAGCAGCTCGAGCCTCTTTCGTTGACCTGTACGATTCAGAGGGAGGCGATTCTAGTTGATGGAGTCTAATTTGCTGCAGTGGCCTTTCTTTCTACTCAAGAGTAGGAGATCGATTCCACTACTCGATCGAGGTCGGAATGGGATCGGGTGTTTTTCACGTATAACCGGAGTGTGCCCGGACCTGCTGAAGCAAATGAGGCGAGCTTAGGGTCGTGAGGCGACTAACAACAACAAGGAGCGTAGACCAGAGGTCAGTTTGCCGGGGACGTCGATTCTTTCCGGAGCAGGGATTGGTGGATGCGACAGCGCCTCTTGAGAAGAGTGTAGCTTGAACTCGAAATTGCTTATGTTAAGAAGAAGTATTCTGAGATATCGATAGGCTGATGAAGAAACATTTAAGAAATTTTCATTTAGATAGATAAAGTGATCCACTAGAAATATCGGAAGCGAAAAGAGATCCCCTTATTCTTAGGGGTGAGTAATACATAACCTACAAGCGTAAAAGCAGTCTAAGGTGAAAGCTACAAACCGAATCTACAGCCTTTGTAACTACACTACTTGCAGTCCTGACTCTAATATATCGGCTAGTTAAAACATAGTGATGAATCCCTCTTCTGATTCTGATCTGAGGGATATTAATATGGTGTTAAGGGGTGGTGTTTAGCGACCCTCGCAATGACGAAAGGTGGTTATCTTTCTTTACGATAATATCATCTTTCAACAAGAGAAATGGCATCTTTCCTAAGCTAAGTCAGACCGCTAGTGCTTTCTAACCGAGTTGGCTCGGGTTCCTTCTCTCCCTTTCAAGTGAAGACGTTAGCAAGAACAGCTGATGAAAGAAGGTCGGAGTCGTGAACAGGAAAAGCGTTGACCGGGTATGCCGATAGGAAAGAAGCTGGTCTTTCTCACTGATCCGGGTGAGGAAGAATTGGAGATTGAATTACTTTGCCGGGTATTATTCCTTATTATAGATAGCACACACAGGAAGATGGGTAGCTTTGGGAGTCATGGTCACATCATTCATTTTTCTACCTGTCGCGCTCGCGTCATTCGCTGGCCAGTCGGGAGGATAGTACAGTACATTCCAACTCACATGCTTCCCAAACCAAGACTCGGGGGCAACAGCGCGACTGCTTGGGTCTGGATCATCCGGAACTACATCTAAATCTCTGACTATGGCGACTAGGACTCTCTTTGGATCACGATTTCAAAATGCCTGGATCGCCCAGTTGTTGGTACACTAACCGTTCTCCCAGCAGTTAGCTTGCCATACTTACCGTTGCCGCCCGTTGGCCTGCGATTCTACTTTCCGAGATAACAGGCGGTTAGTTACCTATATGCGTTGGAAGTCTTCGTCCGCTTTATCGAGCTCTGAAACCTGCCTTCCTTGCCTTACCGACTTAAAGCAGTTAATAATATATGCCTGCTGACTTACTGGCCACGTTACTGAGTTCCTAGGAACGAGCAAGTCAGATTTGGATCCCCAACGACAAAGGAACCTACGGGCGGGGCATTTTCGGGGAGTAGCCCGCTTCCCATTACTCAAGAGGGAATTTCCTCGCACATAATATAATTAAGGGAGCCATTGAAAGGTGACTAAAACACCAGAAACGACGACTACCCGAGCTAATGATAGAGGCAAGAACACTTTCCGGCCAAGTCCCATTAATTGATCATAACGATATCGTGGAAATGCTGCACGGACCCATATATATAGGAACAGAAAGAGAATCACCTTGATACTAAACCAGATCGAGCCGGGGATCTTCTTGGAAATGGGAAGATCTAGGATAGGCGGCCAACCTCCTGGAGAGAGCGATGTGCATGGACCAGGTGAGTAGGGATGCAGCTCCGTGGACCGCTCGTCGGGCCTGATAGGTGGTGGTATCACACCCTTCTCAAAGAAACCGTACGTGACACTCTCGCGTCATACGGCTCCGTCCCGGAATCAGGACCTTCCCTTTTCTTTGACCAACGGTCCTCAAACCAACCTGAAACGCACTCAGTCGTCGTCGTCCCTTTCTATCTCCGGTCCCGGGAGGCCCAATCGCAATTCAAGATCGACCGGCTCATCCTCGGAATCCGAAAAGAAAACAGAGAGAGAACGGGTTTCTTTCAGTGACATATCTAATCAGACCGAATAGGATTTGAAGAGCTGTCACGATCATTCACATCAATTTCAGCAGGCAGGAAGGGCACGGAACCTTTCTAGAATGCAAGCAAGCTAGCTTGCTTACTCTCCTAGTAGCGTACGTTGGCGGCAAAAACAAACTAGACTATACTAAACTAAAGTAACGAGGCATTCGGGAAGCGACTAGTCGCTTCTGGCGAAGCTTCTAGAAGGCCGACCACTACATAGAGAGATCCATATATATACCAGTCATGAGCTATCGCTCATGCCTAGAGAGGCGGAAGCAGTAGCTTCTAGGACGAAGCCGAGCCGATACGATAGGAGGGCGAAGGGCTAAGCCACTAATGTCGTGGCGAAGGAGGCCTACTATACGTATACTGGAGTGGTCCGTAGGTACGTATTCTACAGATTAATTAGCTATAGGAGTCCTTCTTTTAGTAAGCGGTGAAATACCAAAGACAATAAATTTCAGTGAACTATTGAAGCTATCAGTGTGATTGATCAGACAAGTACCAAGGGCTTTCGGTAGACTTCTTTCATTTCCGAATTTGCTTGCGACAAGTCCTAGCATTAGTATGAGTTCGTTGACCGCGTAAGGGCGATCCATCTTGATGACGAATTCCACGATAACAAGAAATAGAAATTAATCGTTCGATGTCTGCTCGTTCTCCCCTCTTCAATTCCCAATGAACAACATGATCTTGACCTATCATTTGTTCAATTTGGTCGATCTGATACTTAGTTAATTCTTTTATCTTTATGTTCCCACTGATACCTAATCGATAACGAACCTGAATGGCTTTTTTAAGTCCAATTCCATAAATTTTGGTTGAGGCAATTCTTACTTGTTTATCGGCAACTAATCTAGCTCCTGAAATATATAACATTATTGATCCTTCCTTTTACTAGTCTTCTAGGCTGGAATCATAAATTAAATGGGCTGTCTCCTCTCTGATGATCTTTTCTATAGGTAGAACTACTGTGAGCGGTCTAAACTTCGATCCTTATTTCTTCCAATTATGTTCTCGTACCCAAGCCCTTTTTCCAGAGTCTTGTGGAGGATAATTTCACACTTATCTCACTAAATCAGTGAGAAAGTGCTCCGCAATGGGTCGCGGTCTCAAAATGGAAGTTTTTCGCCTTAGACGAGAGGGCTATAGCAAAGAAGACAACTAGTCGATCCGGGACTGAAGTGCAAAGACAAAGGAATATGGTAGAAGGAGTACAACAAGCAATCAAAGGATTGCAGGCTAGATTCGAGGATGGCATGCCACACTAGGAAGAGTTTGTGGATAAGAAGTATTGTCAACTAGAGAGAAAGCTCTACCAACTCCTTCTCCCACTCATGACACTCTTGATCTGGAAAAAATCCACCTTGGAATACCTTATCTTATAGAGCTGGGCAGTCAATCGGTTTGATTATCGGCTGCTCACCGCCCATCGGCGAATGCGAGCCCTGCGAGTGGAGGGTGTAGAAATTGTTATAATTCGAAATAGATAGAAGTCGGAAAGGACGAGGACAGGTCATAACCCAGAAAGAACGGTTTCTTACTTAACTAACACCAACCCAAGCGGAAGCACCTCTCTATTTATGTTATTACGAAAAAACCGATTCTTAAGCTTACTAGCTCACTGCTTTAGCGCATTTCCCTCTCTTCGCGCTCTTGCTTCCTTCCCCGTTAGGGTTCGCCGGTAGCTACCACAGACAGGAGGCCCAGCTTGCGTGGACATCAACACAGAGGACAACGGGTTTCCCATCCCAGTAGCTCCATTCGCTTATACCTCCGCCCTCCGTTTACCTGTGTGTGAACCGAAGTAAGATCAGGACTTAGACCTCCCGGTCACCGGACCAGGGGGAATCTTTCTATCTAAAAGAAAGGGCTTCAAGGAGTCAAAGCAAAGACAGAACTTTTACGGAAAAAAGTAGACTTTGAGTATAGGCTTTCTCATCGCCCGTTGGTAACCTTATGGGTAGGTTTGGCCTTTCTATCTATATGTTATGTTGATTTATCCTCCATATATAGCACAGTCAAACCGGTCTGAGAGGAGTCAAAATAGGCCATCGCCGGCTGCTTGTGGCGCCTTGTGCTGAGTAGAACCAACCGACGCTGGGTTGCTACCGCCTTGGTCATGACCTTCTTTGGGCTTGGAACGCCATGCGTTGAACATGCTTAGCAAAACATGCTATGACCTAGATTCAAACATCATGCCATGGGTCCCGTCCGGTCACGGCTTCAAAGCAGGGGGCTTCCGTCTATCACACACTTTCTATCTATCTCTCTCTTGCTCGGCAAGCAAATAAATAAGTAATTTGTCTTCTTCCAGTACTTTATAAGCTAGGTGACCCTACTTAGGGATTGAGTTCAGTTAGTAAGGGGAGTTGTTAGGGAGGTCTAGGGTTTGTTTTCATTTAACATTTGAATTTCTCTTACATAGCAGCTAAGTATTTCACCTTGATCTCTTTGTTTTCTAAATTGACGTCACGGACTCCCGAAGTCAGAAGATTCCCTCCTGAGGATAATCTAAAGTCAAATTCAAATATGGTCAATCGTAATGTGGAGAACTTTCGTAATAGCACTATGGCCAATCCTTTAAGACTACCTGTATGGGTCACAAATTTAGGCCTCGAACTCACATCGAGGTAGGAGAACAAATAAGACAGCCGCTGGCACCACTACTGCAGCAAGAGCAGCAGGTTAGGAAAGAAAAAACCGAAAACCTTGCTACCACAGAGTAAGGCACAGAGGTATAAGCAACTAAGTCAGATTCCCTTGTTGTTCTTGTTACAGAAGAGCCTGATCCAGATATAGAAAGTCTTCTATTAGCAGCTGAAAGTCCTAGTGCTGATAGCAATGGAATAAAGTACGTCTTGGGATAGAATCTTATTATTAACTCAGTATCCGGTTCCGGGTTGAAGATTCCGAACAAGGGTTGATTCCGACCCTGCCTTCGAACCAGGAAGAAACTGCCACTCACTCTTCTTCTCTTACTCTATTTCTTGTCCGATTGATTGCTTGCTTGAATTGGGTTCTACAGTGTATGCAGGAAGTCTTTTAATAAGCGTTGGAAAGAGTCAATCGATATCTTCCTGAGGTCTCTTTCGACTCTTAGTTTTGCTCTGTTTTAGCAGTGGGAAGGTTGGATTCGGTCTATCCGAGGGTTCAATTCGAATAGTAGTTCCCTTGTCTTCTATCAGTGGCAAGCTGCCAATTCGATGAGTTGTATTCCTCTTTCGGCAAGGACTCAATCAATAGGAGCACTCGAACAGTCTAATTCCCTTGCTAAATCCATAGGTAAGCCTAGCACAGCTAAAGCAGTTCTTCTTCTCAACGTGGGACAAAGATATGTTCTATGAGCTAAAGAAAAGAGAAGGAATGGGGTAAGGCGCTACCGAAACATCAAATCAAGCTGCAGCAGCTGTGGAAACATTTGCTTCTTAAGACATGCAATTCGTAGTTGATGATTCCGCCGCTTCTGCTCCCCAATTTAGCATTTGTGAGCGGCTTTCGCTTCTCTGCTCAAAGGATGGTTTACGACCCGCTTCATCAAAGCATGTTTTTGGACGTAACCATTCTTCTCCTATGATATTTCTTCCGCTCCGAGGCGTAAGAGTGATAGTGTCTTTCAGTCTCTTCCTCTGCTCAAAGGAAGATAAGATGGAGGAAGAAAAAGGGAATCTATCGGCTTAGGAAAGATAAGGCTTCTAGATTCCACCGGCTGTTACTCGTACACAAAAGCCAATTGGGCGGTGTGGTTGAGACAGGATCCTATGTCCATTGCCGGCCAGCATGAGTGGATTTCGCTCTCGGGTCTTGGGCTTACGGATTGGACTACTTCGAAATCCCGTGCATACACTACTTCGACGTACTTTCAAGTCACCAAACCCCGGGAATTTTCGATGAAATGACTCTATGACCGATCGTTTTCAGACCTGCTTTTCAAGTATTTCGTATAGTAAACTATTTTCCAGAATGGGTGTTTTTTAGTGGCTAAAATCCGGGTTTTTTAGCCGGTCTAGCGGATTTCAAAGTGAACCTAATGTTATGCTTAACACAGGAAACTCGTACTTTGATTAGCGTAAACCAGTTCAGCTGGGGTCTAGAGAATAGACTGAGTCCTTTCAAGGGAATACGATCAAGAAATCTCGTATGAGAATAAATCCAATTTAGAAGCCCAAAGAGCTAAGGATGCCGGTTCATAGATCCGAATCCTGCGCAAAGAGACATCGTATAGAGCAGCAGGCTCAGGGGCGCCATTTAGGTCCAAGGCGGAGAAGTGGTCAAAAAGAGCTGGGGTCGCAGGTTCTCTTTTGGGGTCTTGTTCCCGATGAGAGGGCTTTTTCTATCCTGTGGCTCTTTGATCTGAGGACCTAGTCCTGGTCAGCTTTCAAGCATCACCGATTCCGGTAGCTTTGCCGACATATCCACTTCAACCAGTATACGCGCGTAGTGGCCAAAAGACCCATCAATAGTGTTTTTGTCAATCTTTAACGGAGTACCAACGGCCCGGGAAGTGGAAAAGTCTGTCTATCTTTTTTAGGTATTACACTAGCCTCGCTTTCGGAGGTAGTATAGATAGCTCCCGAACCGGAAGTTTTGTTTTTCTGGTTGCTTTCCTAAACGTCATCAGAGGTTTGATTTCCGCTTTTATGCAATTATGAATGTTCAAAGGTCATTTCACTACCCCGTTATACTTGGCTTCCCAAATCTCGGATGCTTGTAAGTATTGGTTGATAATACCGACTATGGTCTCTATTGGCTTGTAGATCAGCAAGGATATGACCCAACTGGCGGTTCCGGTAGCTGGGGTCTCTTTTAATAATAATAAAGAGATCCGTAAAGTGAATATCTATCCCATTCTTAATATCTTTTCTATTTTCTATGCGCTCTTGGAGTATTTGTGACATTACAAATTCAATACGTTCTTCCTTCACCAGGGCGTTTTTGAAACTTAGTGAGTATTGTTTA is part of the Salvia miltiorrhiza mitochondrion, complete genome genome and encodes:
- the rps13 gene encoding ribosomal protein S13, whose translation is MLYISGARLVADKQVRIASTKIYGIGLKKAIQVRYRLGISGNIKIKELTKYQIDQIEQMIGQDHVVHWELKRGERADIERLISISCYRGIRHQDGSPLRGQRTHTNARTCRKQIRK
- the orf135 gene encoding hypothetical protein, which codes for MRFYTSSPPLQPPVIVGGPADQAALLEAGEGALQNRIMEMKKDKQYSLSFKNALVKEERIEFVMSQILQERIENRKDIKNGIDIHFTDLFIIIKRDPSYRNRQLGHILADLQANRDHSRYYQPILTSIRDLGSQV